One Synechococcus sp. Nb3U1 genomic window, AAGTCAAATTGGGCTAGGGCAGAAAACTGCTCGATCTCGATTTGATCGGCACCGGGCAAATTGGCCCAGGGCACCTCCACCGGCAGCTCCACCAGCCACTCCGTACAGCGGGGGTCGAAGGGATCGTTGAGAAGATTGCCATTTTCATCTTTGTCCGATTGTGAAGGCACGATCGAGTAGCCGTATTCCAGACAGGCCAGGGCCACCGGATCGTTTTTGCCAAAGGTAATCCGCCGGATATAGCGCTGCGCTTTGGGAGGATGCCAGCCAGGGGCTGCCCCTGTCAAGAGAGACTTGGTTCCCGCCGGTTGCACGGTGGTACAGCGGTTGGGTCGGCGCAGGCCGTGGCGATCGCAGTAGTCCCAGACGGTTTGGTGCACCACTTCTCGCCAACGGCTGAGGTATTCTTGCTCTTTCTGCTTGAAGGTGAGGCCGGTCATGGTTTCCGGTCGCCCCTCCTGCCACCAGCGCAACCAATCCACCCCAAAGGCTTTGACAAAGAAATCAAACAACCCAGTGAAGGACACCCCCACAATTGGATCCCATTCCCGCGAGCGCTGGTAACGGGGTTCTTGGAAGCGATGATTGAGTAGGGCCGCTACCGCCAATGCCCCAGCGGCGAAGGCTTCTTCTTGTTCTTTGGTGTTGTACGGATCGATCTGATTCAGATGAATTTCAGACAAGTTACAATGATAATTAGATCCAATTATTTCCCCACAGGGATTCAACCCATAACGATTGATCCGATCTTCTAGCTCTTCCTCACTCAGAGAAGGATCCCGTTTTCGCAACCAATCTTTGGCAGATCCGGCCTCATAAGCCCTGAGAAAATCGGATTTTTGATCAGGAGGGATCAGATCACAATTGGCCCGTGCCACCGCTTCGCCCGCCCACTGAATGGCCCCTTCCCCGGAGTAGAACTGCTTGCGCACCGCCTCGATGGTTTCTTCTAGGGTTGGTTTGCGATGAAACACACGGGTATGATTGGCCATGCGCAGAGCATCTCGTTCTGGATCGATACGCCAATTGCCCTTTTCGTCCTGTTGCCAGAGGTTATCTTTGGCATTGGAGCCGAGCAAATCTTCCCCATCAAATTGACGCATACCGGCACTGCGCCTAATATTCCCGGCCACGATACAAGAAGCTGCCTCATCGATCAGCAAACAACATTCGACGGAGTTCAGTTGTCGACCGACAGCTTTGTTCAGAATGGCCGCGCACCGCTCATATAAAGTAGGCAATTTAATCGGGTTAGCTACTCCCCCAAACCCCTTGAGAACTTCACCAGCAGGCCGCACATCACTTAGATCGACCGTCAGTTGGATTTCACCACCAAAACTGGGATCCGAGGCTAATTCCATCAACACCTGATAAGAATCTACCCAGCCGCGGCGGCTATCCCCCACCTGGATGTGTACCTGGGATCCCTGCCGGTGAACACGGGTTTTGTCCTGACGTTCACTAGCAGGAGTAGTGCCGATTTCTCCGGTAATTTGAATGTGCAGACGATTAACAATGGCCGGCAGGCGATTGATGAACTTGGGTTCCAAAACAGCGCCGGTGCCACAGCCCATCATGGCCAGATCCATCATCAAACCAAAGGCTTGCCAGTCGATGACGTTGGTGCTGGTGCAGTTGTAGGCTCCCGAGAAGTTTTCCGGTTGGTGAATCCAGTCGGTGCCCATCACCCACAGGGCACGGCCTGAGATCAAAGCCTTCAGTTGCCGCTGCATGCGGTTGATCAAATTCTGTTCTTCTGGGGTGAACTGGCCTAGCTCGGTGATGTCCGTCAGGGTGCGATCGCAAACCTCGTTCCAGGTTTCTCGGCCTTTGTCGGTTTGGCGACGACTGTAGGTGCGGTAAAAAACGGGGTTGGCCGCCGGGGCTGTTTCTGGAAAATCGCCATTGCTTAGGGATCCCAATACCTCAGCAGAATGCGCCTCTTTGCTCTGAACCATACTCACACCCCTCCTGCGATGACGCTCCGCACCCTGCGGAGCACGATAGACTTAATCCTTTGCTTTTGACCATCCGTGAACCACCCCAGACCGAGAGGGCCGCTTGCAGGGATTCACCCAACGCGATGCCCATCAGGCTATCACAATCCTCAAGCACCGGATGTCACGGGTAGTGTCGTTCTTTGTGCATTTATTCAAGATCCTCTAGGGATAGAGCAAGCCAAATTCGCTCCCCGCCTTGATCGCATCTTTTCGAGCTAAATGCCCCACAGGGATCCCGAGTAGATTCTGCGATTCCCTCCAAAGGTTTGTAGATCCGGCAGAGTGAGCAGAGAAACAACAGGAGGGCTACAGTGGAAGAGAGATGCCACTGGGACTAAGTTCATTCGGCGGTGGAAATTGGCAGTGGAAGTTCGCAAATTCTGGGTCGGCCTCCTGCTGCCCCTCCGGGTTGTCCCGAGAAGCAGATTGGGCTGCCATTTGCCCATGATGCGATACCCCGTGTGCAGCACAAGAAGGAGTTTTGATCACCATGACCAGTCGCCTGCGCATCGGTAGCCTCTGGGGGATCCCGTTCTTCATTGATTACAGCTGGTTCCCGGCGGCCCTTTTGCTCATGCTCTCTTATGGGGTGCTGACCGCTTTGGGGCTGTTCCTCTCCATACTGGCTCACGAGCTGGCCCACAGCCTGGTGGCACGCGCCCACGGGATCCGCGTCAACTCCATCACCCTGTTCCTTTTTGGGGGTATGGCTGCGATTGAGAAAGAAGTCCCGCATCCGCTAGGGGCTTTTCAGGTGGCGGTGGCTGGCCCTCTCCTCAACTTGAGTTTGTTTGCCATCCTCAGCTTGGCGCTGGCTTGGGCAACTCCAGAAACCCTGCTGTCCTCCACATTAGCCAGTTTGGCCGCCATCAACCTGACGCTTGCCCTACTTAACCTGTTGCCGGGTCTACCGCTGGATGGAGGGCAAATGCTCAAAGCTGCCATTTGGGGTATGACTGGGGATCGACAACGGGGCCTGATTTGGGCAGCTCGAGTCGGTCAGTGGATTGGTTTTGGCCTGCTGGGGTTAGGGTTGCTGGTGGTGTTTGCTGGCAGCCTGAATGGCCTGTGGCTGGGGTTGATTGGGTTGTTTATTTTGAACAATGCCCGCCGTTACAGCCAGTACGCTCAGCTGCAGCAGGTGTTGAGCCGGTTAAAAGCTGGGGATGTCATGACCCGCAACTTCCGGGTTTTGGATGCGGGTATGAGCTTGCGAGAGTTTGTGGATCGCTATGTGGTGCCCTCCTCCCTGAAAAGCGAGCCGGAAGGAGCCCAACCGGAACCTAAGATCTATTTTGCCGAAGAAGATGGCCGCTATCGGGGGTTGGTGAGACCAGAGTTGCTCAGCGATATCGAACGCAGCCAATGGGATCACCTCAGCCTCAAGGCGATCCTGAAGCCGATGGAGCAACTGCAGGGGGTGCGAGAAGAAACCCCCATCCCACAAGTGATTCAGATGATGCGCCAGTCGGAGCCGCGCCGAGTCTTGGTGTTGACCCCTACCGGAGCCATTGCTGGGCTGATCGATCGGGGGGATGTGGTGGCCATGGCCGCCCGACAGTTGGGGGTGATGCTGCCGCAGGAGGTGGTGCAACGCATTCGAGACAGCCCAGAGTGGCCCCCAGGCTTTCAAGCGGAAGAAGGACTAGTTAGCGAGGGATCCTCTCCCAGCTTGTCTTTGCAGGGATCTCCAGACCTCCAGAACAAGTCTTAACAAGTCTTAACTAGACACCAGACAGGGATCCTTAAACACTAGATGAAAAGTGATCGCAAATACTGTCCTGTGGGAACCTCCCCTGACTACAATAAGAGAGTTCTACATCAATTAAGAATTTTGAATCGCTCCCTTCGCCTCCTGCCTGCCTACACCCACCGTCTGAGCAATGGGTTAAGCGTTATTCTTCATCCCATCCCAATCACCGATTCTGTTACCGTCGACATTTGGGTGCAGACTGGGGGACGCAACGAACCCCTTGAGTGGTTGGGCTTGTCTCACTTTTTAGAACACATGGTGTTCAAGGGTAGTGATCGGTTGGCTCCGGGCGAGCTGGATCGGGCGATCGAAGGGCGGGGAGGAGTTACCAATGCCGCCACCAGCCAAGATTACACCCACTACTACATCACGGTTGCCTCTGGCGATCTACCCGATAGCCTGCCCT contains:
- the nrdJ gene encoding ribonucleoside-triphosphate reductase, adenosylcobalamin-dependent, which produces MVQSKEAHSAEVLGSLSNGDFPETAPAANPVFYRTYSRRQTDKGRETWNEVCDRTLTDITELGQFTPEEQNLINRMQRQLKALISGRALWVMGTDWIHQPENFSGAYNCTSTNVIDWQAFGLMMDLAMMGCGTGAVLEPKFINRLPAIVNRLHIQITGEIGTTPASERQDKTRVHRQGSQVHIQVGDSRRGWVDSYQVLMELASDPSFGGEIQLTVDLSDVRPAGEVLKGFGGVANPIKLPTLYERCAAILNKAVGRQLNSVECCLLIDEAASCIVAGNIRRSAGMRQFDGEDLLGSNAKDNLWQQDEKGNWRIDPERDALRMANHTRVFHRKPTLEETIEAVRKQFYSGEGAIQWAGEAVARANCDLIPPDQKSDFLRAYEAGSAKDWLRKRDPSLSEEELEDRINRYGLNPCGEIIGSNYHCNLSEIHLNQIDPYNTKEQEEAFAAGALAVAALLNHRFQEPRYQRSREWDPIVGVSFTGLFDFFVKAFGVDWLRWWQEGRPETMTGLTFKQKEQEYLSRWREVVHQTVWDYCDRHGLRRPNRCTTVQPAGTKSLLTGAAPGWHPPKAQRYIRRITFGKNDPVALACLEYGYSIVPSQSDKDENGNLLNDPFDPRCTEWLVELPVEVPWANLPGADQIEIEQFSALAQFDFYMQVQKHYTTHNTSATIELREDEVEALGSRIFEAIWEDEGYMSAALLARFDAPFPRLPFEKIDKATYEQLSAAVLRRRQTNDFFGALMRYDRGFLNTEGPAGCDAMGCLLPEAAPQTQS
- a CDS encoding site-2 protease family protein — translated: MTSRLRIGSLWGIPFFIDYSWFPAALLLMLSYGVLTALGLFLSILAHELAHSLVARAHGIRVNSITLFLFGGMAAIEKEVPHPLGAFQVAVAGPLLNLSLFAILSLALAWATPETLLSSTLASLAAINLTLALLNLLPGLPLDGGQMLKAAIWGMTGDRQRGLIWAARVGQWIGFGLLGLGLLVVFAGSLNGLWLGLIGLFILNNARRYSQYAQLQQVLSRLKAGDVMTRNFRVLDAGMSLREFVDRYVVPSSLKSEPEGAQPEPKIYFAEEDGRYRGLVRPELLSDIERSQWDHLSLKAILKPMEQLQGVREETPIPQVIQMMRQSEPRRVLVLTPTGAIAGLIDRGDVVAMAARQLGVMLPQEVVQRIRDSPEWPPGFQAEEGLVSEGSSPSLSLQGSPDLQNKS